In the genome of Ferrovibrio terrae, the window GCGACGCTCAATGCCGTGACGGCCGCCCAGGCCATCGACGCCGATGTGCATGTGCTGGTCGCCGGTGAAAAGGCCGATGCGGCGGCTGCTGCGGCCGCCAAGGTCGCCGGTGTGGCCAGGGTGATCCATGTCGAGGCCGCGCATTACGCGCATGGCCTGGCCGAGCCTCTCGCCGTGCTGATCGCCGAACTGGGCAAGGGCTATGGCGCCATCGTCGCGCCGGAGACCACGTCCGGCAAGAACGTGATGCCGCGCGTGGCAGCTCTGCTCGATGTGATGCAGATTTCCGGCATCGTCGAGGTGAAGTCTGCCGATACCTTCGTGCGTCCGATCTATGCCGGCAACGCCATGGCGACCGTGCAGTCTTCGGATGCGATCAAGGTCGTCACCGTGCGCACCACCGGTTTTGCCGCCGCCGCCGCTGACGGCGGCTCGGCCAGCGTCGAGAAGGGCACGGCCGCCAGCGATCCGGGCGTGTCGACGTTCATCGGCCAGGAGCTGCAGAAGTCGGACCGTCCGGAGCTGACGGCGGCCAAGATCATCGTCTCGGGTGGTCGCGGCATGGGCTCGGGCGAGAATTTCAAGCTGATCGAGGCCGTGGCCGACAAGCTGGGTGCCGCGGTCGGCGCCAGCCGCGCCGCCGTGGACGCCGGCTTCGTGCCGAACGACTACCAGGTCGGCCAGACCGGCAAGATCGTCGCGCCGCAGCTCTATGTCGCGGTCGGCATCTCGGGTGCGATCCAGCATCTCGCCGGCATGAAGGACTCGAAAGTCATCGTCGCCATCAACAAGGACGAAGAGGCGCCGATCTTCCAGGTTGCCGACTACGGCCTGGTCGGCGATCTGTTCAAGATCCTCCCCGAACTCGAAGCCGAGCTCGGCAAGTAACCGGAGACGGTAGACCGCATGATCAAGACCATTGGGGTGATCGGCGCAGGCCAGATGGGCAACGGTATCGCCCATGTCTGTGCGCTGGCCGGTTACGATGTCGTGCTGCAGGACATCAATGCCGCGCAGCTCGACAAGGCGCTGGAAACCATCGGCGGCAACATGGCCCGCCAGGTGGCGCGCGGCAAGATCACCGAGGCCGACAAGGCCAAGGCGCTGACGCATATCCGCACCTCGAACGACATCCGCGCCTTCGCCGAGACCGACTTCATCGTCGAGGCCGCCACCGAGAACGAGGGCCTGAAGAAGAAGATCTTCGCCGACCTCTGCCCGGTGCTGAAGCCGGATGCCATTCTGGCCACCAACACCTCGTCGATCTCGGTGACCCGCCTGGCCTCCTCGACCGACCGGCCGGAAAAGTTCATGGGCATGCATTTCATGAACCCGGTGCCGGTGATGCAGCTGGTCGAGCTGATCCGCGGCATCGCCACCGATGAAACCACCTTCAGGATGGTGCGCGAACTCACCGTCAAGCTGAACAAGACGCCGGCCAATTCGGAAGATTTCCCCGCCTTCATCGTCAACCGCATCCTGCTGCCGATGATCAACGAGGCGATCTACACGCTGTATGAAGGCGTGGGTTCGGTCGAAGCGATCGACACCGCCATGAAGCTGGGCGCCAACCATCCGATGGGGCCGCTCCAGCTCGCCGACTTCATCGGCCTCGACACCTGCCTCTCGATCATGCAGGTGCTCTACGAGGGCCTGGCCGACAGCAAGTATCGCCCGTGTCCGCTGCTGGTGAAATATGTCGAGGCCGGCTGGCTGGGTCGCAAGACCAACCGCGGCTTCTACGACTATCGCGGCGAACATCCGACCCCCACTCGTTAAGAGGGGCCGACGCGGTAAAATCCGCGACGCACGAACGACAAAGGGGCCTCACGGCCCCTTTTCTTTTTACTAAACGGGATCCCGGCTCGCGCTTCGCCTGGCCGGGATGACGACCTGTGATGTCATGTCACTCCGGGCTTGACCCGGGGTCCCATTTTTCCTGCCTATTTCTCCGCGATCGCCGCGTCGATCAGCCTGAGCGCATCGGCCTGGTCCCATTCGGCGGCGCCGATCAGGCGCCCGATCTCGCGGCCCTGGCGGTCGATCAGGATGCTGGTCGGCAGGCCGATGGTGCCCCAGGCGCGGCCCGATTTCATGCTGGTGTCGAGATAGGAGGCCAGATGACGCGCACCGATCTGGCCGAGGAATATCTCCACCTTGGCCCGGCCGCTGCGATCCTGCGCAACCGCCACCACGGCGAAATCCTTCGATCCGCGCTTGGCCTGCAGCCGATCCAGCGCCGGCATCTCCTCGCGGCAGGGCACGCACCAGGTGGCCCAGAGATTGAGCAGCACGACCTTGCCGCGGAAAGCCTCCAGCGTCACCGGCCGGTCATTCGGGTCGAGGAATTCGGCCAGTGCGGCTGGCTTCCGCTCGGCCGAGACGCTAAATTTCTGCATCTCGCCCAGCCTGGGCAATTCTTGGCGCGGCAGATCGGCTGCCATGGCAGACCCTGCCATCGCGCAAACCGCCGCCAGAACCGTCAGAAACCGTTTCATACCCGAAGCCATCCCGATCATGTCCGCCAAGAAGAAATCAGATAAGTCCCCCACCAAGCCTAAGCAAGCCAACAGCATGTGGGGCGGACGCTTTGCCGCAGGCCCGGCGGCGATCATGACCGAGATCAATGCCTCGATCCGCTTCGATCAGAAGCTGTACCGCCAGGATATCCGCGGCTCGAAAGCGCATTGCGCCATGCTGGTGCGACAGGGCCTCATTTCCGCCGCCGAGGGCAAGAAGATCCAGGGCGGTCTGGACACAATTCTGCGTGAGATCGAGGCCGGCAAGTTCAAGATCGATCCGGCGCTGGAAGACATCCACATGCATGTGGAGGCGCGGCTGTCCGACCTGATCGGCAAGCCGGCCGGACGCCTGCACACCGCGCGCTCGCGCAACGACCAGGTGGCGACCGATTTCCGCCTCTGGGTGCGCGATGCCATCGACAAGATCGATGCGGGCCTGAAAGACCTGCAGCTCACGCTGCTGCGCCGCGCCGAGGACTATGCCGACACGGTGATGCCGGGCTTCACCCATCTGCAGGCCGCGCAGCCGGTCACCTTCGGCCATCACCTGATGGCCTATGTCGAGATGGTGGGCCGCGACCGCTCGCGGCTGAATGACGCCCGCGCGCGCCTGAATGAAAGCCCGCTGGGCGCCGCGGCTCTGGCCGGCACGTCATTGCCGATCGACCGCGACAGCACGGCGAAGGAACTGGGTTTCGCCCGCCCGATGGCCAATTCGCTCGATGCCGTGGCCGACCGCGACTATGCGCTGGAATTCCTCTCGGCGGCCTCGATCTGCGCCGTGCATCTGTCGCGTCTCGCCGAAGAGATCGTGATCTGGACGTCTGCTCAATTCCGTTTTGTCTCGCTCAGCGATGCCTTCACCACCGGCTCGTCGATCATGCCGCAGAAGCGCAATCCCGATGCCGCCGAACTGGTGCGCGGCAAGGTCGGCCGTATCGTGGGCAGCCTGAATGCGCTGCTGATCACGATGAAGGGCCTGCCGATGACCTACGGCAAGGACATGCAGGAAGACAAGGAGCCCACCTTCGACGCGGTGGAAAACCTGGAACTCTGCATCGCCGCCACCGCGGGTATGATCGCCGACCTCAAGGCCAACAAGCCGCGCATGCAGGATGCCGCCGGCGAAGGTTATACCACCGCCACCGACCTGGCCGACTGGTGCGTGCGCAAGCTGGATATGCCGTTCCGCCAGGCGCATCACGTGGCCGGCAGCCTGGTGCGGCTGGCCGAGACGCAGGACAAACCGCTGGAAGCGCTGACGCTGGCCGAGATGCAGAGCGTGGAAAAGCGCATCAGCAAGGATGTGTTCGCCGTGCTGGGCGTGCAGAATTCGGTGAAGAGCCGCGTGTCCTATGGCGGCACCGCACCGGCCAACGTGAAGAAACAGGTCGCGCGCTGGCGCAAGTTGCTTGACGCCGAAAAGCTTGCAGGAAAGAAGAAAACGCGGGACAAGGCGTGATGCGCTCCAGGATCGTCCTTTTGCTGCTGATTCTCGCACTGCCGGCGCTGGCCGCCTGCGGCCGCAAGGATGTGCCGGATTATCCTAAGGATGCCATCGACCGGCCGGGTGCGTTCGACCGCACCCAGCGCAACCAGAATCCCCGCTATTACTGAGATACTCCGATGACTGGACTGCCCTGGTTCGCCTATCGCAATGGCGTGCTGCATGCCGAAAACGTGCCGCTGGATCATATCGCCGCCGAAGTCGGCACGCCGGTCTATGTCTACAGCACCGCGGCGCTGACCGATCGCTACACCAGCCTGGCCGAGGCCTTTGCCGGACTGCCGGTGCTGATCGCCTATGCGATGAAGGCCAATGCCAATATGGCGCTGATCCGCCATCTGGGTAGCTTAGGCGCCGGCGCCGATGTGGTGTCGGCCGGCGAATTGCAGATCGCCATGAAGGCCGGCATCGCGCCGGGCAAGATCATCTTCGCCGGCGTCGGCAAGACCAGAGCCGAAATGGCGATTGCGCTGAAGGCCGGCAATACCGGCATCGCGCAGTTCAATGTCGAATCCGAACCTGAACTCGATGCGCTGTCGGCGGTCTCGGCTTCGCTCGGCGTCAAGGCGCCGGTGGCGATCCGCATCAACCCCGATGTCGATGCCAAGACGCACAAGAAGATCACCACGGGGAAAGCTGAAAACAAGTTCGGTATTTCCTACACCCGCGCCCGCGAAGTCTATGCCCATGCAGCGAAGCTGCCCGGCATCAGGATCACCGGCGTGCATGTGCATATCGGCAGCCAGCTGACCGACCTCGCGCCCTATGAGGCCACCTTCATCAAGCTGGCCGAACTGGTGAAGGATCTCCGCGCCGACGGCCACGACATCCAGCGCATCGACCTGGGCGGCGGCATCGGTATTACCTACGACGACGAGACGCCGCCGGACCCCAGGGCCTATGCCGATCTGGTGCGCAAATACATTGCCCCGCTGGGCTGCGAGATCGCGCTGGAGCCGGGCCGCTACATCGTCGGCAATGCCGGACTGCTGCTGACCGCCGTCACATTCGTCAAGCCGGCCGAGGGCAAGACCTTCCTGATCCTCGATTCCGGCATGAACGACCTGATCCGCCCGGCGATGTATGAGGCGTTCCATCGCATCGTGCCCGTAAAAGCGCCAAATCCCGAAGCTGAGCTGGCGCCGGTCGATGTCGTCGGCCCGGTCTGCGAAAGCGGCGACACCTTTGCCGAAGACCGTCCGATGCCGCCGGTCGATGACGGAGATTTGCTCGCCATCCTTTCGGCGGGTGCTTATAGTTCTTCCATGGCCTCGACCTACAACGCACGGCCGCTGGCCCCGGAGGTTCTGGTTGATGGCGACAGGTTTGCCATTGTCCGGCGCCGCCCTAGCATCGATGAAATGACGGCCCTGGAGACCCAGCCGGCATGGCTCAGCAAGGCGAAGGCGTAAATCCACCCGATACCACCCGGCCGGCCCAGGCAGCCCTGGCGCCGGGCCTGACGCCTTATCCCCGGATGCTTGCGGAGCCGCTCGAACGCCGCCTCGCCTTTGCCCGCGCCGCCCTGTTCTGGGAACGCTTCTGGCCCGCGCTCATGCCGGCCGCGGCCGTCGTCGCCGTCTTCTTCATCCTCGCCGGTTTCGACATCTGGCGCTTCACGCCGGTCTGGCTGCACTGGCTGCTGCTGGCAGGTTTCGCGGGTGCCTTCGGCATTGCGCTGTGGCGCGAACTGCGCGCAGTCCTCCGCTGGCCCGACCGCGCCGCCGCCATGCGCCGGCTGGAGCGCGTCAACCTGCTGCAGCATCGCCCGCTCGAAGCCGCCGCCGACACGCTGTCGGCCGAGCAGCAGGACCCGATTGCGCGTGCGCTGTGGTCGATCCATCGCGAACGCGCGCTGGCCCAGCTGGCGAAAGTGCGCGTCGGCACGCCGGAAGCCGGCTGGTGGCGCAAGGATGTCTGGGGTTTCCGCGCAGCACTTGGCCTGCTGCTGATCGTGGCCTGGGCCAGCCCCGGCGAGGATCGCGCGCAACGCCTGTCGGATACGCTCAATCCCGGCACCGCGATGGCGCCGGGCACTTTGCTGGCGATGGAAGCCTGGATCACGCCGCCGCCTTACACAGGCAAGGCGCCGCTGTTCCTGACCCGCGACGGCAAACCCGTACCGGGCAATGCCGCAGCCCCTCTCACCGTGCCGACCGGCAGCCTGCTCAAGCTGCGGCTCGCGGCGCCGCCGTCGGGCTTCGCGCTCAAATTCGGCAAGAGCGAACAGGCCTTGCAGGCGATCGACGACCGCAACGGCGAGATCGACCTGGCGCTGGACCTGACGCAGGGCGCCGCGCCGGTGCTCAGCCTGGTGCGTCGCGACAAGGTGGTGGCGGAATGGCCGCTGCAGGTAATCCCGGACCTGCCGCCGCAGATCGAGATGGCCGGCGAGCCCAAGACGCTGCGCCGCACGGAACTGGAAATCGGCTTCACCGGGCATGACGATTACGGCATGCAGCAGGTGCGCATCGAGATGGCGCGCGACGGCGCCGAGCAGACTGTCAGCGTCGACTGGCCCACGCCGCCGGCCGGTGCCGGCGAAATCCAGGACAAGCAAAGCTTCGATTTCAGCGAGCATCCCTGGGCCGGCCTGCAGGTGCAGATGACCTTGGTGGCCACCGATGCGCTGGGCCAGACCGGCCGCAGTGCGCCCGCGACCGTGACGATCCCGGCGCGCCGCTTCATCCATCCCGTGGCCAAGGCGATTGTCGAGCAGCGCCGCGACCTGGCGCTCAGGCCCGGCCAGTGGCAGCGCGTGGTGACGGCCCTGCACGGTCTGAGCCTGGCGCCGGAACGCTATCGCGGCGACGCCACCGCGCATCTCGGCCTGCGCATGTCGGCCGCGCGGCTGAAACTGAACCGTTCGCCGGATTCCGTTGCCGCCGTGCAGACTCTGCTGTGGCAGACCGCCGTGCATATCGAGGAAGGCCGCAAGACGCAGACCGATCGCGACTTCCAGGCGCTGATGGACAAGCTGCAGGATGCGCTGGATCGCAATGCCGATGATTCGGAGATCCAGAAGCTGATGCAGGAGATGCGGGAAGCGATGAACCGCATGCTGGAACAGCTGATGCAGGACGCGATGGAGCGTCTGGCGCGCGGCGAGGAGCCGGAGGAGTTGGGCGAAGACGAAGAGGCCATGAGCGGCGACGACCTGCAGGACATGATGGACCAGGCGCAGGACATGGCGCAGATGGGCGACCGCGATGCGGCGCGCGACATGCTGCAGCAGATGCAGCGCATGATGGAGGCCCTGAAGAACGGCCGCATCGCGCGCATGCCGGAAGGCCGCCAGCAGCAGGGCCAGCGCGGGCAGCGGGGTCAGCGCGGCCAGGGCCAGCAGGGCCAGATGATGCAGGAATTCGGCGAGATGCTGCGCCAGCAGCAGCAATTGCTCGACCGCAGCTTCCGCCGCAACCAGCAGGGCCAGCGTGGCGAAGGCCAGCCCGGCAGCCAGCAGCGCGGCGAGAACGAGGCCGATGCGCGCCAGCAGGAAGAACTGCGCCGCCGTCTCGGCGAGATGATGAACCGGCTGGGCGAGCGCGGCGGCCAGCTGCCCGACCAGCTCGGCAAGGCCGACCGCGCCATGCGTGATGCGCGTGAAGCACTGCGGCGCGGCGAGCCCGGCGAGGCGATGCAGGGCCAAGCCGATGCGATGGACCAGCTGCGCCAGGGCCTGAACCAGATGCAGCAGGCGCAGCGCGGCAATCCCGACGGCCAGGCGCGCGAGGCCGATTCACGGCAGAACGGCCGCAATCCGCAGCGCGATCCATTGGGGCGCAACACCACCGGCTACGAGAATGCCGGCGAAGCGACACAGGTGCCCGACCTGGCGCCGGTGGAACGCGCGCGCCGCATCCTGGAAGAGCTGCAGCGCCGCGCCGGCAACCGCGAGCGCGCCCCGCTCGAACTCGACTACCTGGACCGCCTGCTGCGGCGGTTCTGAGTCCAGATTTCATCGATGATCGACAGCCTGGATCACCTGGTACTCACCGTGCGCGACATCGATGTCACGCTGCGTTTCTATGAAAGCGCGCTCGGCATGCAGGCAATCCGCTTCACGGCGAAAGATGGCGGCACGCGCGTGGCGCTCGGTTTCGGCCAGCAGAAAATCAACCTGCATCGCCACGGCCGTGAATTCGAGCCCAAGGCTGAGCAGCCAATGCCAGGCAGCGCCGATCTGTGCTTTCTCACGGCACGGCCGGTGGAGGACGTGATCGCGCATCTGGCGGCGCAGGGTATCGCAATCCTGGAAGGACCGGTGCAGCGCACCGGTGCAACCGGGCCGATCCTCTCGGTCTACATCCGCGATCCTGACGGAAACCTGATCGAGATCAGCAACAGGCTGACCGGACGCTGATCAATCCGCCGGCTGCCCGGCGGCAACAGCATTGACGCCCAGCGCGCGCTCGACGGCATCGTTGAGCGCGACCATGGTGAAGGGGCGCTGCAGGATCACGATCAGGTTTTCGATGTCATGCGAGCGGCGGCGCTGGATGGTGTCGCTCGACATCATCAGCATCGGCAGGTCGGGGAAGTCGCGCGCTACCTTCAGCGACAGTTCGACGCCATCCATGTTCGGCATCGCCACATCGGCCAGCAGCAGGTCGAACGGCAGGCGAGCGAGCTTGACCACGGCTTCGGCGCCGTCATTGACGACAACGACCTCGTGGCCGCGCTGCAGCAGCACACGCCGGATGAATTCGCGCACCGGCACATCCGTTTCCGCGACCAGTATTCGCGCCATCCACTCCTCGCCGACGGCAGTCGCACGGCGTGGGCAGTTCTGCCCGGCGACAGCCACCTATTCTGGAATCAGCTTGGTCAAGCTATGGGTACTGAAGCCGGCGAATCCGCCCGAACCGGCATGCCGCGAATCCTACCCCAACGGGTGATGAATGAAAACGTGCATTCTGGGCCCTGCGCAACCAATGGGTGCTGCCGTACATCCCCGGATCAGGCCGGGGAATGACAAACCTGGTTTGGGTATTGCGGCGTTTACGTCGCCTTACGGCGTGGCCGCCTGGCTGGCGAAGGCGACTTCGAGATCGGTGACCTCGTCCCTGGGCGCCGGCAGCTGGACATTGAAGCTGAGCTTTTCATCGGCCTCGATGCTGGTCTGCTCCAGCTTGACCGTGAAGGCGCCGAGATCCTGGCCATTGGCGCCACGCATGGCGATGCGGACAGCCGGCAGGAGGCGCTCGGTCCCGCTGACATTCACCACATCGCCCGACACCGTCACCTTGGTGGTGCCGCCATCCAGCACGGTGGCGGATTTCAGGTTGTGCAGCTCCAGCCCGAGCCACTGCGCCGCATCGACCGGGATGCCGAGCTGTTCGTAAAGCTTGGACAGCGGCGGGTAGAAGGCGACCAGTTCGATCCGCTTCTCGTAGCCGCCGCCGACCACGCCGCCGAGCAGGCCCAGCAGCAGCAGCCAGCCCAGCCAGGCCCAGGAAAACGGCTTTTTCGGCTTGGCCGCGGCACGCTGGACCCCGGCTTCGGCCAGGCGGGCGCGGCGGCGCTTGATCGCCTCGTCGGGGTCGTCATCCAGGTCGCCCCCGCTGATCGGCTCGTCCAGCGGCGGGTGCAGCGGCGGGCGGTCCAGCTCGGCATCCAGCAGGTCGTCGTCGAAACCGCTGATTCGCGGTACCGGCGGCGGGCTCAGATCGTCCGCAGGCGACAGGTCGAGATCGGGCAGGTCAGGCAGGGAGGGCGGGGGCACCACGGCCGAGGCCGGCGGCGGCTTGCCGCCGGGCGGCGGGGGCGGCACCCACTCGTCTTCATCAGCCTGGGCAGCGGCAGCCGCCATCTGCGCCAGCACCGGGGGCACAGCCGGTTCAGGCGGCAATTCGGGTTCCGGCCGCTCCTGGCGCCAGACGTTGCGGCAGACCGAACAGCGCACCTTGCGCGGCGCGTCGCCGAATGCGTTGGGGTCGACCTGGAAGCGGGTCGCACAGGCTGGGCAATTGAGGATCATGCCAAATCTGCCTGGTGCCAGCCCTTTTGCGTTTCCGGATGCTTTCCCTTATAGGACGGACAGGGCTGCGGAAGCAACCCCACTGCCTCGCAAGATATTGAAGTCATTGGCGGGCAAGGTCTTAGACGAAGCAAGGCCTTAGACGAATCGGAGGAAGCCGGGACGTGGTGCGATTCCAGAACGTCGGGATGCGATATGGCCCCGGGCCGGAGGTGCTGCGCGACGTCAGCTTCGAGCTGGCGACGGGCTCCTTCCATTTCCTGGCCGGTCCCAGCGGCGCGGGCAAGACCTCGCTGCTCAAGCTTCTGTACCTGGCGCAGCGCCCGAGCCGCGGCCTGATCAGCATGTTCGGCCAGGACGTGTCCACCGCCAGCCGCGCCGCCCTGCCGATGCTGCGCCGGCGCATCGGCGTGGTGTACCAGGATTTCCGCCTGCTCGATCACCTGAGCGCGCTCGACAACGTGGCGCTGCCTTTGCGCATCGCCGGCGCCGACGAGAAGCGCACGCGCGAACATGTCGTCGAACTGCTGACCTGGGTCGGGCTGGGCGACCGGCTGGAGGCGCGGCCGGCGACGCTGTCGGGCGGCGAGAAGCAGCGCGTGGCGATCGCGCGCGCCGTCATTGCCAGACCAAGCCTCTTGCTGGCGGATGAACCGACCGGCAACGTCGATCCCGATATGGCGCAGCGCCTGATGTATCTGTTCGTCGAGCTGAACAAACTCGGCACGGCAATCGTGCTGGCGACGCATGACACGCATCTGCTGGAGCAGTTCCGCTTTCCGGTGATGCGCCTGCGCGCCGGCGCGCTCATGATCGACAGGAATGCAGCGTGAGCAAGCCGCGTAAAAAAGCTCCGGTCTCTGACCTGCAGCTCGAAGCCGACAAGTCGGCGCGTTTCCTGCCCTGGGCGCTGGCGGTGATGGTGTTCCTCGCCGCATTGGCGCTCAGCGGCGCGCTGGCGCTGGATGGCACCATCGAAGGCTGGCGCCGCGGCGTGTCGTCGAAACTCACCGTGCAGATCGCCGACCGTCCGGGCCAGCCGATGGCGCCGCGCCTGCAGGCCGCCGCCGATATCCTGCGCGCCGTGCCCGGCATCGCCGAGGTGCGGATCGTGGAACGCTCGGCCGTCGAAGCCCTGCTGCAGCCCTGGCTCGGCAGCGCCGCCCTGCAGGCCGATCTGCCGCTGCCCGGCATGATCGACGTGACGCTGCAGGACAATGCCGCGCTGTCGGTGGATGCGGTGAATGCGCAGCTGCAGGCCGCCGTGCCCGGCGCGCGCCTCGACGATCCCAAGCCCTGGCTCGATCGCCTCGTTCAGCTCGGCCGCCTGTTGCAGTCGCTGGGCGGCAGCATCGTGCTGCTGGTCGGCATCGCCGCCGCCGCGATGGTGATCTTCGCGACACGGGCCGGGCTTGCGGACCGGCGCGACACCATCGAGCTGCTGCATCTGATCGGCGCGGAAGACGGCTATATCGCCCGGCAGTTCCAGCGCCATGTGGCGGCGCAGGCCCTGCGCGGCGGCATCCTCGGCGCCGGCCTTGCGGCGGCGCTGCTGGTGGGTATCCAGCTGCTGGCCGGCGGCATCGGCACCGGCCTGCTGCCGGGATTGCAGCTGCTGTGGTGGCACTGGCTGATGCTGCCGATATTGCCTCTTGGGGCTGCCGCTCTCGCCATCGTCACCGCGCGCTGGACGGTGCTCGGCGAACTGCGTGCGATGCTCTAGAGTCGTGCCATGCTGATTCTGCTCGACCGCGACGGCGTTCTGAACCGCGACTACCCCGACGATTACGTGAAATCGCCGGACGAACTGGTCATGCTGCCCAATGTCGGCAAGGCCGTGGCGCAACTGAACGCGCGCGGCTGGCCGGTGGCGATCTGCACCAACCAGGCCTGTGTCGGCAAGAGCATTATCGACGAGGCGATGCTGGGCCGCATTCACGAGAAGCTGTTCGACGCACTGGCGCGCGACAATGCCAGGATCGACGCGCTGTTCTTCGCCCCCGATCCGCCCTGGGCGCAGACCGACCGGCGCAAGCCCGGCCCCGGCATGCTGCGCGAGGCGATGCAGCGCTTTCGCAAAAGCCCGGCCGAGACCGTGTTCATCGGCGACAGCCTGACCGACCTGCAGGCCGGCGTGACGGCCGGGGTGCGGCGGATTCTGGTGCGCAGCGGCAAGGGTGCGCAGACCCAGGCGAAAGGCCTGCCGCAGGATGTGCTGCCGGTGACGGTGGCGGAAGACTTGCCGGATGCCGTGAACCGGCTGTTAAGTAACGTGCATGTTGATTGAAGTGACAGAGCCTACGGATCAGTGATGGCCCGCAAAGACCGCGACGACGAAGAGTCGACCCCGTTTTTCACCCGGATCAGCCGCTGGCTGATGCTGCTGGCCACCATTGGCCTGCTCTGGCTCGGCGGCGGCATCGCCTATGTCGAGCGCGTGGAATCGATTCCGGCCCCGGCCGAGACCAAGACGGATGCGATCGTTGTGCTGACCGGCGGCGCCGCGCGGCTGGCCACGGCGCTGCGGCTGCTGAATGAAAACAAGGCTGACCGCCTGCTGGTGTCGGGCGTGGCGCAGACCGCCACCAAAGCCACGCTGCTGCAGGCCGTGCTGCCGACCATGCCGGATGCAGCACAGGCCAGCAGCAACTGGCAGGGCATCGACCTGCAGCTTTTGTTCGACTGCTGCGTCGATCTCGGCTTCGAGGCCGACGACACCGCCGGCAATGCCGCCGAAACCGCCAGCTGGGCCGCGGCACGCGGCTACAGGACCATCCGGCTGGTGACGGCGAATTACCACATGCCGCGCGCGCAGGTCGAGTTCGGCCGCTATCTGTCGGGCATGACCATCGTGCCGCATCCGGTGCGCTCGGATGCCATGCGGGTGGAAGACTGGTGGCAGCGCCGGGCCGCGACCGTGTTCCTGCTCGGCGAATACAGCAAATACCTGGCAGCCCTGCTGCGCGCCCGTCTCGGCACCCAGCTGACCGCCACGCTGGAACAGAAACCGCAGACTGTACCGGTACAGCCGGCCGCTGCGCCGACCCAAGAGAAACCGACTGAAGAGAAGCCGCAGTAATGCTGCTGCTGCGCTCCCTTCTCTTCCAGGTTGCCTTCCTGTCGTGGAGC includes:
- a CDS encoding electron transfer flavoprotein subunit alpha/FixB family protein, whose amino-acid sequence is MSVLVIAEHDNASLKAATLNAVTAAQAIDADVHVLVAGEKADAAAAAAAKVAGVARVIHVEAAHYAHGLAEPLAVLIAELGKGYGAIVAPETTSGKNVMPRVAALLDVMQISGIVEVKSADTFVRPIYAGNAMATVQSSDAIKVVTVRTTGFAAAAADGGSASVEKGTAASDPGVSTFIGQELQKSDRPELTAAKIIVSGGRGMGSGENFKLIEAVADKLGAAVGASRAAVDAGFVPNDYQVGQTGKIVAPQLYVAVGISGAIQHLAGMKDSKVIVAINKDEEAPIFQVADYGLVGDLFKILPELEAELGK
- a CDS encoding 3-hydroxybutyryl-CoA dehydrogenase, coding for MIKTIGVIGAGQMGNGIAHVCALAGYDVVLQDINAAQLDKALETIGGNMARQVARGKITEADKAKALTHIRTSNDIRAFAETDFIVEAATENEGLKKKIFADLCPVLKPDAILATNTSSISVTRLASSTDRPEKFMGMHFMNPVPVMQLVELIRGIATDETTFRMVRELTVKLNKTPANSEDFPAFIVNRILLPMINEAIYTLYEGVGSVEAIDTAMKLGANHPMGPLQLADFIGLDTCLSIMQVLYEGLADSKYRPCPLLVKYVEAGWLGRKTNRGFYDYRGEHPTPTR
- a CDS encoding TlpA family protein disulfide reductase, which encodes MKRFLTVLAAVCAMAGSAMAADLPRQELPRLGEMQKFSVSAERKPAALAEFLDPNDRPVTLEAFRGKVVLLNLWATWCVPCREEMPALDRLQAKRGSKDFAVVAVAQDRSGRAKVEIFLGQIGARHLASYLDTSMKSGRAWGTIGLPTSILIDRQGREIGRLIGAAEWDQADALRLIDAAIAEK
- the argH gene encoding argininosuccinate lyase, with translation MSAKKKSDKSPTKPKQANSMWGGRFAAGPAAIMTEINASIRFDQKLYRQDIRGSKAHCAMLVRQGLISAAEGKKIQGGLDTILREIEAGKFKIDPALEDIHMHVEARLSDLIGKPAGRLHTARSRNDQVATDFRLWVRDAIDKIDAGLKDLQLTLLRRAEDYADTVMPGFTHLQAAQPVTFGHHLMAYVEMVGRDRSRLNDARARLNESPLGAAALAGTSLPIDRDSTAKELGFARPMANSLDAVADRDYALEFLSAASICAVHLSRLAEEIVIWTSAQFRFVSLSDAFTTGSSIMPQKRNPDAAELVRGKVGRIVGSLNALLITMKGLPMTYGKDMQEDKEPTFDAVENLELCIAATAGMIADLKANKPRMQDAAGEGYTTATDLADWCVRKLDMPFRQAHHVAGSLVRLAETQDKPLEALTLAEMQSVEKRISKDVFAVLGVQNSVKSRVSYGGTAPANVKKQVARWRKLLDAEKLAGKKKTRDKA
- the lysA gene encoding diaminopimelate decarboxylase encodes the protein MPWFAYRNGVLHAENVPLDHIAAEVGTPVYVYSTAALTDRYTSLAEAFAGLPVLIAYAMKANANMALIRHLGSLGAGADVVSAGELQIAMKAGIAPGKIIFAGVGKTRAEMAIALKAGNTGIAQFNVESEPELDALSAVSASLGVKAPVAIRINPDVDAKTHKKITTGKAENKFGISYTRAREVYAHAAKLPGIRITGVHVHIGSQLTDLAPYEATFIKLAELVKDLRADGHDIQRIDLGGGIGITYDDETPPDPRAYADLVRKYIAPLGCEIALEPGRYIVGNAGLLLTAVTFVKPAEGKTFLILDSGMNDLIRPAMYEAFHRIVPVKAPNPEAELAPVDVVGPVCESGDTFAEDRPMPPVDDGDLLAILSAGAYSSSMASTYNARPLAPEVLVDGDRFAIVRRRPSIDEMTALETQPAWLSKAKA
- a CDS encoding TIGR02302 family protein, which produces MAQQGEGVNPPDTTRPAQAALAPGLTPYPRMLAEPLERRLAFARAALFWERFWPALMPAAAVVAVFFILAGFDIWRFTPVWLHWLLLAGFAGAFGIALWRELRAVLRWPDRAAAMRRLERVNLLQHRPLEAAADTLSAEQQDPIARALWSIHRERALAQLAKVRVGTPEAGWWRKDVWGFRAALGLLLIVAWASPGEDRAQRLSDTLNPGTAMAPGTLLAMEAWITPPPYTGKAPLFLTRDGKPVPGNAAAPLTVPTGSLLKLRLAAPPSGFALKFGKSEQALQAIDDRNGEIDLALDLTQGAAPVLSLVRRDKVVAEWPLQVIPDLPPQIEMAGEPKTLRRTELEIGFTGHDDYGMQQVRIEMARDGAEQTVSVDWPTPPAGAGEIQDKQSFDFSEHPWAGLQVQMTLVATDALGQTGRSAPATVTIPARRFIHPVAKAIVEQRRDLALRPGQWQRVVTALHGLSLAPERYRGDATAHLGLRMSAARLKLNRSPDSVAAVQTLLWQTAVHIEEGRKTQTDRDFQALMDKLQDALDRNADDSEIQKLMQEMREAMNRMLEQLMQDAMERLARGEEPEELGEDEEAMSGDDLQDMMDQAQDMAQMGDRDAARDMLQQMQRMMEALKNGRIARMPEGRQQQGQRGQRGQRGQGQQGQMMQEFGEMLRQQQQLLDRSFRRNQQGQRGEGQPGSQQRGENEADARQQEELRRRLGEMMNRLGERGGQLPDQLGKADRAMRDAREALRRGEPGEAMQGQADAMDQLRQGLNQMQQAQRGNPDGQAREADSRQNGRNPQRDPLGRNTTGYENAGEATQVPDLAPVERARRILEELQRRAGNRERAPLELDYLDRLLRRF